The Streptomyces sp. Je 1-332 genome has a window encoding:
- a CDS encoding tetratricopeptide repeat protein, whose amino-acid sequence MTESGPVGVRLDEPVAIGRRVLRLRTELGLTQRQLAEPAYTPAYVSTLESGRVKPSEAALRHLAQRLGVTPEELATGRPARLATELRLRLTDARRALAIGSPEDAATLFRALCAEAVAHGLPGEQATALLGLGDCLLESGDLDDAHECFAAVERLLADEPLPHRVPAIRGRANAHRLTGELRYACHLLETALDQLNAAGLHDPEALLLLYSASIAPYMDMGAHERAAHAAELALALAPRVDDPALLAGMHRGVARTLIAQGRIAEADTSLAKAQDLYQQLHIRTELAHCHWMRGYVHAQDGDLERAEKELRTAHDMLSSKRAALYAEQVEVELADVLRRRGRIREAEALLKPLLSAGPRTTEAPALRAGRGAVHRGAAHRLLGVIAEECGDTDAAEEHYRAALPLLERAGAAGDVAGLCCLLGDLLRRTGRTEAAMDAYRTGLAHRATPGTTTLGPAPAPPPM is encoded by the coding sequence ATGACGGAGAGCGGACCGGTGGGTGTACGGCTGGACGAACCCGTGGCGATCGGGCGCCGCGTCCTGCGGCTGCGTACGGAACTCGGACTCACGCAAAGGCAGTTGGCCGAGCCCGCGTACACGCCTGCCTACGTCTCCACGCTGGAGTCCGGCAGGGTGAAGCCCTCCGAGGCCGCCCTCCGGCACCTGGCCCAGCGGCTCGGCGTCACTCCCGAGGAGCTCGCGACGGGGCGCCCGGCCCGCCTCGCCACGGAACTGCGCCTGCGTCTCACCGACGCACGGCGCGCCCTGGCCATCGGGTCCCCCGAGGACGCCGCCACCCTCTTCCGTGCGCTGTGCGCCGAAGCCGTAGCCCACGGCCTTCCGGGGGAGCAGGCCACCGCGCTCCTCGGTCTCGGCGACTGCCTCCTGGAATCCGGCGACCTCGACGACGCGCACGAGTGCTTCGCCGCGGTGGAGCGGCTGCTCGCCGACGAGCCGCTGCCGCACCGCGTCCCCGCCATCCGCGGGCGGGCCAACGCCCACCGTCTCACCGGTGAACTCCGCTACGCATGCCACCTGTTGGAGACGGCGCTCGACCAGCTCAACGCCGCGGGCCTGCACGACCCCGAAGCCCTGCTGCTCCTCTATTCGGCGTCCATCGCCCCGTACATGGACATGGGAGCCCACGAGCGCGCCGCACACGCCGCCGAACTGGCCCTCGCGCTCGCTCCGCGTGTGGACGACCCGGCCCTGCTCGCCGGGATGCACCGCGGGGTGGCCCGTACGCTCATCGCGCAGGGCCGGATCGCCGAGGCCGACACCTCGCTGGCCAAGGCCCAGGATCTCTACCAGCAGCTGCACATTCGCACCGAGCTGGCCCACTGCCACTGGATGCGCGGTTACGTGCACGCCCAGGACGGCGACCTGGAGCGGGCCGAGAAGGAACTGCGCACCGCGCACGACATGCTCAGCAGCAAGCGGGCCGCGCTCTACGCCGAACAGGTCGAGGTGGAACTCGCGGACGTGCTGCGCCGGCGCGGCAGGATCCGGGAGGCCGAGGCGTTGCTGAAGCCGCTCCTGTCCGCCGGACCCCGGACCACGGAGGCCCCGGCTCTGCGGGCCGGGCGCGGCGCGGTGCACCGGGGCGCCGCACACCGGCTGCTCGGCGTCATCGCGGAGGAGTGCGGTGACACGGACGCCGCCGAGGAGCACTACCGCGCGGCCCTGCCGCTGCTCGAACGCGCGGGCGCGGCAGGTGACGTGGCCGGCCTGTGCTGCCTCCTGGGCGACCTGCTCCGCCGCACGGGCCGGACGGAGGCCGCTATGGACGCCTACCGCACCGGCCTCGCCCACCGGGCCACGCCGGGCACGACGACGCTGGGCCCCGCGCCTGCGCCACCGCCGATGTAG
- a CDS encoding M64 family metallopeptidase, translating to MATGVALAAALAVTAPVAADQGPDDGAPAARAATARAAAAADVEVEYFTGPDGHPRHTEVPASAPLTRKERATVQDDGDVLPIVEAGASDAKVDVVFIGDGYTAAQQEDFHADVRGKWQQMAAVEPYAEYEDLFNVWAVDAHSQDSGVSGDPTSDVRKNTALNSAFFCDGIERLLCVDTNKVEAYASKAADPDLVIVLSNSTKYGGAGYNAITSPSGYDGIGTASSDHPDSDQVAVHETGHSFGKLADEYWYDESTYTGPEPGDANLTKLSAADMAAQKVKWHRWLGQASPDGGTVGAYEGGGYHGHGLNRPTEDSIMRTLGREFNLPGREAMIAGFHRHAPVLTSATTTDREVRGTERIRVAASSHAGLRWYVDGREAREARGADSVTAKALGVPADGRAHTVTARATDPTDAVRAPKPRKLMTGSLSWQVTR from the coding sequence GTGGCCACCGGTGTCGCGCTGGCCGCGGCGCTCGCCGTCACCGCGCCGGTCGCCGCGGACCAGGGCCCTGACGACGGCGCCCCGGCCGCTCGTGCCGCCACCGCTCGTGCCGCTGCCGCCGCCGACGTCGAGGTCGAATACTTCACCGGTCCGGACGGCCACCCCCGCCACACGGAGGTCCCCGCCTCCGCTCCGCTCACCAGGAAGGAGCGGGCCACGGTCCAGGACGACGGTGACGTCCTGCCGATCGTGGAGGCCGGAGCCAGCGACGCCAAGGTCGACGTCGTCTTCATCGGCGACGGCTACACCGCCGCCCAGCAGGAGGACTTCCACGCCGACGTGCGCGGCAAGTGGCAGCAGATGGCCGCCGTCGAGCCGTACGCCGAGTACGAGGACCTGTTCAACGTCTGGGCCGTCGACGCGCACTCGCAGGACTCCGGCGTCTCCGGCGACCCGACGAGCGACGTCCGCAAGAACACCGCCCTGAACTCGGCGTTCTTCTGCGACGGGATCGAGCGACTGCTCTGCGTCGACACCAACAAGGTCGAGGCGTACGCGAGCAAGGCCGCCGACCCCGATCTCGTGATCGTGCTCAGCAACTCCACCAAGTACGGTGGCGCCGGCTACAACGCCATCACCTCGCCGTCCGGGTACGACGGCATAGGTACCGCCTCCTCCGACCACCCCGACTCGGACCAGGTCGCCGTCCATGAGACCGGCCACTCCTTCGGCAAGCTCGCCGACGAGTACTGGTACGACGAGAGCACCTACACCGGCCCCGAGCCCGGCGATGCGAACCTCACCAAGCTCAGTGCCGCCGACATGGCCGCGCAGAAGGTGAAGTGGCACCGCTGGCTCGGCCAGGCATCGCCCGACGGCGGCACCGTCGGCGCGTACGAGGGCGGCGGCTATCACGGGCACGGGCTCAACCGCCCCACCGAGGACTCGATCATGCGCACCCTGGGCCGCGAGTTCAACCTGCCGGGACGCGAGGCGATGATCGCGGGCTTCCACCGGCACGCGCCCGTCCTCACCTCCGCCACCACCACCGACCGCGAGGTGCGCGGCACCGAGCGGATCCGTGTCGCCGCGTCCTCCCACGCCGGGCTGCGCTGGTACGTCGACGGGCGCGAGGCGCGCGAGGCCCGGGGCGCGGACAGCGTGACCGCCAAGGCGCTCGGGGTACCCGCCGACGGCCGCGCGCACACCGTCACGGCGCGTGCCACCGACCCGACCGATGCCGTCCGCGCCCCGAAGCCGCGCAAGCTGATGACCGGCTCGCTCAGCTGGCAGGTCACCCGCTGA
- a CDS encoding MFS transporter — MPPQILPPAGAPRVLAAAQLSNSLGDGAYYVTSALYFSRVVGLSPTQIGLALTVAWAIGSVAGVPLGALADRRGPRGTAVLLALTTGASVASFLFIRSFVPFLVAACLYAVAQCGLAAARQALLAGLVTPAARTGVLAHLQSTLNAGLAVGAALGGLALQYDTQGAYLAVFALDSVSFLLCGLVLLRLPTVPRSVGRGKGEPRLAVLRDRPYAVITALNAVLLLRMPLLSLAVPLWVVERTHAPSWVVSALFVLNALAVTAFQVRMARGVDGPRSATRTVRHSGLIMLASCAVFAFSAAGLPVWVTVAVLVAGAVLQVVAEMQQSAGSWQLSFDLAPAHQVGQYQGFFGSGVPVARTLGPLLLTSLLVVWGVPGWLLLGGILLGASLAMGPAVRRAERARAAGEEGAEHLEQVSGRRRAGAR; from the coding sequence GTGCCGCCTCAGATCCTGCCTCCTGCCGGAGCGCCACGCGTGCTCGCCGCCGCCCAGCTCAGCAACTCGCTCGGCGACGGTGCCTACTACGTGACGTCGGCCCTGTACTTCAGCCGCGTCGTCGGCCTCTCCCCCACGCAGATCGGACTCGCGCTCACTGTCGCGTGGGCCATCGGTTCCGTGGCGGGTGTTCCGCTGGGGGCGCTCGCCGACCGCAGAGGGCCACGCGGCACAGCGGTGCTGCTCGCCCTGACCACCGGCGCGTCGGTCGCCTCGTTCCTGTTCATCCGCTCCTTCGTTCCGTTCCTCGTCGCCGCCTGCCTGTACGCCGTCGCCCAGTGCGGACTCGCCGCCGCCCGGCAGGCGCTGCTCGCGGGACTCGTGACCCCCGCGGCGCGCACGGGCGTCCTGGCTCATCTCCAGTCGACGCTGAACGCCGGTCTCGCCGTCGGTGCGGCCCTCGGCGGCCTCGCCCTGCAATACGACACGCAGGGGGCGTACCTCGCGGTCTTCGCGCTGGACTCGGTCAGCTTCCTGCTCTGTGGCCTGGTGCTGCTCCGGTTGCCGACAGTGCCGCGGTCCGTGGGGCGCGGGAAGGGTGAGCCGCGCCTGGCCGTGCTCCGCGACCGGCCGTACGCCGTCATCACCGCGCTCAACGCGGTCCTGCTGCTGCGGATGCCGCTGCTGAGCCTCGCCGTTCCGCTGTGGGTGGTGGAGCGTACGCACGCGCCCAGCTGGGTGGTCTCGGCCCTCTTCGTCCTCAACGCCCTTGCGGTGACGGCCTTCCAGGTCCGCATGGCCCGTGGCGTCGACGGCCCCCGCTCGGCCACGCGCACGGTGCGGCACTCCGGTCTGATCATGCTCGCTTCGTGTGCGGTCTTCGCCTTCTCCGCCGCGGGGCTCCCCGTGTGGGTGACGGTGGCGGTCCTGGTGGCGGGGGCGGTGCTCCAGGTCGTCGCGGAGATGCAGCAGTCCGCCGGCTCCTGGCAGCTCAGCTTCGACCTGGCTCCGGCGCATCAAGTGGGCCAGTACCAGGGCTTCTTCGGCTCCGGGGTACCTGTCGCCCGTACGCTCGGCCCACTCCTGCTCACCTCGCTCCTCGTGGTGTGGGGTGTACCGGGCTGGCTCCTCCTCGGGGGGATCCTCCTCGGGGCGAGCCTCGCGATGGGGCCCGCGGTGCGCCGGGCGGAACGGGCTCGGGCAGCGGGCGAGGAAGGGGCTGAGCACTTGGAACAGGTGAGTGGGCGGCGGCGTGCGGGAGCCCGCTAA
- a CDS encoding helix-turn-helix transcriptional regulator yields MSRIRHAPHATTGLLPLRAGAEVDAHRHDGHQIVYAGRGVLSVTTDAGSWVAPATRAIWIPAGTVHEHRAYGDTDLCLVGLPVTDNPLGLDRPAVLEVAPLLRELIIAYTRQPEPPVGRTAEHRRLRAVLLDQLRHSTEQPVHVPAARDPRLAAVCALLRDDPADPRTLAQLGAATGVGERTLTRLCRAELGMSFPQWRTQLRLHHALCLLADGTPVTVVAHRCGWASSSAFIDVFRRAFGHTPGARRARG; encoded by the coding sequence GTGTCGAGAATCCGCCACGCTCCGCACGCGACCACCGGCCTTCTCCCCCTCCGTGCGGGCGCGGAGGTCGACGCGCATCGGCACGACGGGCACCAGATCGTGTACGCGGGCCGAGGCGTCCTGTCGGTCACCACCGACGCGGGCAGCTGGGTCGCGCCCGCGACTCGGGCCATCTGGATCCCGGCGGGAACCGTCCACGAGCATCGCGCGTACGGCGACACGGATCTCTGTCTGGTGGGTCTTCCGGTGACGGACAATCCCCTTGGCCTCGACCGGCCCGCCGTCCTCGAAGTCGCCCCACTGCTGCGCGAGTTGATCATCGCGTACACCCGGCAGCCCGAGCCGCCCGTCGGCCGCACCGCCGAACACCGCCGCCTGCGGGCGGTGCTCCTCGACCAGCTCCGCCACTCGACCGAGCAGCCCGTCCACGTACCGGCCGCCCGCGACCCCCGGCTCGCCGCGGTGTGCGCCCTCCTCCGCGACGACCCGGCCGATCCGCGGACACTGGCGCAGCTCGGCGCCGCGACCGGCGTCGGCGAGCGCACACTGACCAGGCTCTGCCGGGCCGAACTCGGCATGAGCTTTCCGCAGTGGCGCACCCAGCTGCGCCTGCACCACGCCCTGTGCCTCCTGGCCGACGGAACTCCGGTCACCGTGGTCGCGCACCGCTGCGGCTGGGCGTCGAGCAGCGCCTTCATCGACGTCTTCCGCCGGGCCTTCGGCCACACACCCGGCGCCCGGCGGGCGCGCGGCTGA
- a CDS encoding GNAT family N-acetyltransferase translates to MTAHADQRREPGAAAPGWTLRAAEPDDVEPIAELRAQVMRPDLERLGRFDEHRVRQRLRDSFSPSHTSVIVVADGVFAGADGVFPGAHGVFAGCVTLRPAEDGQWLEHFYLDPALQGRGLGSAVLSRLLARTDADHTPVRLNVLRGSAAQHLYERHGFSVEDEDPIDVYMVRRPA, encoded by the coding sequence ATGACTGCGCATGCCGATCAGCGGCGGGAGCCGGGGGCGGCCGCCCCCGGCTGGACACTGCGGGCCGCCGAGCCCGACGACGTCGAGCCGATAGCCGAGCTGCGCGCCCAGGTGATGCGGCCGGACCTGGAGCGGCTCGGCCGGTTCGACGAGCATCGGGTGCGCCAGCGGCTGCGGGACTCCTTCTCCCCCTCGCACACCTCGGTCATCGTCGTCGCCGACGGCGTCTTCGCGGGAGCCGACGGCGTCTTCCCGGGAGCCCACGGCGTCTTCGCGGGATGCGTCACCCTGCGGCCCGCCGAGGACGGCCAGTGGCTCGAACACTTCTACCTCGACCCCGCCCTCCAGGGCCGGGGCCTGGGGTCGGCCGTGCTGAGCAGACTGCTCGCCCGAACCGACGCCGACCACACTCCCGTACGCCTGAACGTCCTGCGGGGCAGCGCGGCGCAGCACCTGTACGAGCGCCACGGCTTCAGCGTCGAGGACGAGGACCCGATCGACGTCTACATGGTGCGGCGGCCGGCCTGA
- a CDS encoding PPOX class F420-dependent oxidoreductase, with the protein MNVSQQEVGSGQVDEAARAGLGAGKYLLVTSYRKNGTPVPSPVWVVEDGAALGVWTVADSWKVKRIRNRADVLIGPCDLRGHPTGKQLPATAEICDPQVTARYRTLIARKYGLVGRLTLLGSRLRRGTSGTVGIRITPTR; encoded by the coding sequence ATGAACGTGAGTCAACAAGAGGTCGGGAGCGGTCAAGTGGACGAGGCAGCGCGGGCGGGGCTCGGCGCCGGGAAGTACCTGCTCGTCACCAGTTACCGCAAGAACGGCACCCCGGTGCCGAGCCCCGTCTGGGTCGTCGAGGACGGTGCCGCGCTCGGTGTCTGGACGGTGGCCGACTCCTGGAAGGTCAAGCGGATCCGCAACCGCGCCGATGTCCTGATCGGCCCCTGCGACCTGCGTGGCCACCCCACCGGCAAGCAGCTCCCCGCCACCGCCGAGATCTGCGACCCGCAGGTCACGGCGCGCTACCGCACCCTCATCGCGCGCAAGTACGGTCTCGTCGGCCGCCTCACCCTGCTCGGCAGCAGGCTCCGCCGCGGCACGAGCGGGACGGTGGGCATCCGCATCACCCCGACCCGGTGA
- a CDS encoding TetR/AcrR family transcriptional regulator: MPTTKTLREGSTQKRTAILTAARELFLTDGFDRTSVDAVAARAGVSKRTVYDYFGDKQTLLRTVVDVVGQSLITTVRRIVDETLTDGIRAADLEDVLVAFSMRIATDMLDSAEYATLRRLVRARSGRPPGQGENPMADTPDEALAERFAALAADGLLDVPDARLAADQFIALTFGVALDRFGSANPAEDSRVRPLIVEGVRTFLRAYRAK; the protein is encoded by the coding sequence ATGCCGACCACGAAGACACTGCGCGAGGGGTCCACGCAGAAGCGGACCGCCATCCTCACCGCGGCCCGCGAGTTGTTCCTCACCGACGGTTTCGACCGGACCAGCGTCGACGCGGTCGCCGCAAGGGCCGGGGTGTCCAAGCGGACGGTCTACGACTACTTCGGCGACAAGCAGACGCTGCTGCGCACGGTGGTCGACGTCGTCGGCCAGTCACTGATCACCACGGTCCGGCGCATCGTCGACGAGACCCTCACCGACGGCATCCGGGCCGCCGACCTCGAGGACGTCCTGGTCGCCTTCTCGATGCGCATCGCGACCGACATGCTCGACTCGGCGGAGTACGCGACGCTGCGACGCCTGGTCCGTGCGCGATCCGGCCGCCCGCCGGGCCAGGGCGAGAACCCCATGGCCGACACCCCCGACGAGGCACTTGCCGAGCGGTTCGCCGCCCTCGCCGCGGACGGGCTGCTCGACGTGCCCGACGCCCGGCTCGCGGCCGACCAGTTCATCGCGCTGACCTTCGGAGTCGCGCTCGACAGGTTCGGCTCCGCGAACCCGGCGGAGGACAGCCGGGTCCGGCCGCTCATCGTCGAGGGAGTGCGGACCTTTCTCCGGGCGTACCGGGCCAAGTAG
- a CDS encoding DUF1801 domain-containing protein, translating into MVRSEAEDVAGYLAEVPEERRDALSRLRELCRAELKGFDEVMAYGMPAYEREGAAEIAFASQKQYISFYLMRTDVREAFADRLAHQDMGKGCLRFRKPEEIDFDLLRDLLRATATRPGTVC; encoded by the coding sequence ATGGTGCGAAGCGAAGCGGAAGACGTGGCCGGGTATCTGGCCGAGGTGCCCGAGGAGCGCAGGGACGCCCTGAGCCGGCTGCGGGAACTGTGCCGCGCGGAACTGAAGGGCTTCGACGAGGTCATGGCGTACGGGATGCCTGCCTACGAACGGGAGGGCGCCGCCGAGATCGCCTTCGCGAGCCAGAAGCAGTACATCTCCTTCTACCTGATGCGCACCGACGTCCGGGAGGCCTTCGCGGACCGCCTGGCCCACCAGGACATGGGCAAGGGCTGCCTGCGTTTTCGCAAGCCGGAAGAGATCGACTTCGACCTGCTGCGCGACCTGCTCAGGGCCACCGCGACCCGGCCCGGCACGGTCTGCTGA
- a CDS encoding tetratricopeptide repeat protein encodes MHSKAFAPEYQGELGAALGVNSSYEEVLTEADRALTRADTALERARAALALAEANRRLGQVDDAGRAWRQSYRSARVAGDAGAMAWALWSGGTLARQCGQLRLARRLLAWGVALAADSGERLAHGYALAGLAETGRIQGDYAAVATLHEQLLEQGRAHGEARHMVWAMSGIAQMRRNTGDYTEALELFEECVRIATDAQDARGRAWSLRGVADVLSLRGDTEKALALLSEAEVVCRAMDLASALAYNHKMRGNVLFRHGSYEAAREMYAIALAEFDAMREPRGMALSRLGLVKSRARLGHDRTQTLAELTELEADFARIGLRQAREAASDFRAELTGELSAA; translated from the coding sequence ATGCACAGCAAGGCATTCGCGCCCGAGTACCAGGGCGAGTTGGGCGCGGCACTGGGGGTGAACTCCTCTTACGAGGAGGTGCTGACAGAGGCGGACCGCGCCCTCACGCGGGCGGACACCGCACTGGAGAGGGCGCGCGCCGCCCTCGCGCTCGCCGAGGCGAACCGGCGGCTCGGCCAGGTCGACGACGCGGGTCGCGCCTGGCGGCAGAGCTACCGCAGCGCACGCGTCGCGGGGGACGCGGGCGCCATGGCCTGGGCGCTGTGGAGCGGCGGCACGCTCGCCCGCCAGTGCGGCCAACTACGGCTCGCCCGCAGACTGTTGGCCTGGGGAGTCGCGCTTGCCGCCGACAGCGGCGAGCGGCTCGCGCATGGCTACGCACTCGCCGGACTCGCCGAGACGGGCCGCATCCAGGGTGACTACGCCGCGGTGGCCACCCTGCACGAGCAGCTCCTGGAACAGGGCCGGGCGCACGGCGAGGCGCGGCACATGGTGTGGGCGATGTCCGGCATCGCCCAGATGCGGCGGAACACCGGTGACTACACCGAGGCGCTGGAGCTGTTCGAGGAGTGTGTGCGGATCGCGACGGACGCCCAGGACGCACGGGGGCGCGCCTGGTCCCTGCGTGGGGTCGCCGACGTCCTCTCGCTGCGGGGCGACACGGAGAAGGCGCTCGCGCTGCTCTCGGAGGCGGAGGTCGTCTGCCGCGCCATGGATCTGGCGAGCGCGCTCGCCTACAACCACAAGATGCGCGGCAACGTCCTTTTCCGGCACGGGAGTTACGAGGCGGCGCGCGAGATGTACGCCATCGCCCTGGCGGAGTTCGACGCCATGCGGGAGCCACGCGGCATGGCACTGTCCCGGCTCGGCCTGGTCAAGTCGCGGGCCAGGCTCGGCCACGACCGCACGCAGACGCTGGCCGAACTCACCGAGCTCGAAGCCGACTTCGCACGCATAGGCCTGCGGCAGGCACGGGAGGCGGCATCCGACTTCCGTGCCGAGCTGACCGGGGAACTGAGCGCGGCGTAG
- a CDS encoding MFS transporter, whose protein sequence is MTTTLAPPVRVGKAAVAALGMLAAATGSLESVVTPALPLLQRELSMSRAQGALLSITLLITGALVTPVAGILGDRYGGKRVMLRLMAVVSAGGLVSSLAPNLPVLLLGQVLEGAMVGAMPLSFILVRKHLASGESQVAIGVVSGLFVGGGMLGTLMAGPIAENLSRHWMFAIPTIAIVGATLLVHRLMPDDPPARTDARIDWPGLVLLSGILLTLMLGLSMAPELGGQPLVLGALVVLLALLVTGWLRVERRSPSPMVDLRMVARPAVWTSYAITFAVCVGTSASMFLVPQLFDLSAEGYGFGADPTDIGRYLLPGAVAGAVSGPLGGLAARRFGSSAVVTAGIGIMTATLVAMAFVHSEVWHLVVGKALIALASGVCVTAMVVKTATSVEHGNTGAATGLVLVTRVIGFAAGAQVSGAFLAAGTRPGTNVPAESAFVIGFLIAGAVTALSLFAVRTMRKGVKA, encoded by the coding sequence ATGACCACAACCCTGGCTCCCCCGGTCCGCGTCGGAAAGGCCGCCGTCGCGGCTCTCGGCATGCTGGCGGCGGCCACCGGGTCCCTGGAGTCGGTGGTGACACCGGCGCTCCCGCTCCTACAACGCGAACTCTCGATGAGCCGCGCCCAAGGGGCGTTACTCAGCATCACGTTGCTCATCACCGGCGCTCTCGTCACCCCCGTCGCGGGCATCCTCGGTGACCGCTACGGCGGGAAACGGGTCATGCTCCGGCTGATGGCGGTGGTCTCGGCCGGTGGTCTGGTGTCCTCGTTGGCGCCGAACCTGCCGGTACTGCTGCTCGGGCAGGTACTTGAGGGCGCGATGGTCGGCGCGATGCCACTCTCGTTCATCCTCGTACGCAAGCACCTCGCCAGCGGAGAGTCCCAGGTGGCCATCGGGGTGGTCAGCGGGTTGTTCGTGGGCGGCGGCATGCTGGGCACCCTGATGGCCGGGCCCATCGCGGAAAACCTCTCCCGGCACTGGATGTTCGCGATACCGACGATCGCGATCGTCGGCGCGACCCTGCTGGTCCACCGGCTGATGCCGGACGATCCACCGGCCCGAACGGACGCCAGGATCGACTGGCCCGGTCTGGTTCTCCTGAGCGGCATCCTGCTGACGCTCATGCTCGGACTCTCGATGGCGCCCGAACTCGGCGGTCAGCCGCTCGTGCTCGGCGCCCTGGTCGTGCTCCTGGCCCTCCTCGTGACCGGATGGCTCCGCGTCGAACGCCGGTCACCGTCGCCGATGGTCGATCTGCGCATGGTGGCGCGGCCCGCGGTATGGACCTCCTACGCGATCACCTTCGCCGTCTGCGTAGGCACATCGGCGTCGATGTTTCTCGTCCCGCAGCTGTTCGATCTGTCCGCCGAGGGGTACGGCTTCGGGGCCGACCCCACCGACATCGGGCGCTACCTCCTGCCCGGGGCCGTCGCGGGGGCGGTCAGCGGCCCGCTCGGCGGCCTCGCGGCGCGGCGTTTCGGCTCAAGTGCCGTGGTCACCGCCGGAATCGGCATCATGACGGCCACGCTGGTGGCCATGGCGTTCGTGCACAGCGAGGTCTGGCACCTCGTCGTCGGCAAGGCCCTGATCGCCCTGGCCAGTGGCGTCTGTGTCACGGCGATGGTCGTCAAGACCGCCACGTCCGTCGAGCACGGCAACACCGGCGCCGCCACCGGCCTGGTCCTCGTGACGCGCGTGATCGGCTTCGCCGCGGGCGCACAGGTCAGCGGCGCCTTCCTGGCCGCGGGCACCCGCCCCGGAACGAACGTCCCTGCCGAGTCGGCCTTCGTCATCGGCTTCCTCATCGCGGGCGCCGTCACGGCGCTGTCCCTGTTCGCCGTCCGCACGATGCGCAAAGGAGTCAAGGCATGA